One Maribacter sp. HTCC2170 genomic window, ATAAAGAACAATGCTGCCCAAAGTGCTCCAAGAATCAAAAGGCCAATCAATGAATATTTTAAAATTTTGTTCATTTTAATATGTGTTTATGTAAATACTGGTTTGTTGTTTGTTTATTCTTCTCTTAATGCGTCAATTGGTTTTATACTTACTGCCCTTTGTGCTGGGATTAAACCTATTAAGGTGCCCAAAACAACCATAATGGCCAAAGCCCCTAAAACATAAGGAATGGGAACAGTTGGATTGGTGTATGGAAAATCAACATCTTGCGTCAAGTTATTTATTAGGCTCAATACACCAGCTCCGAGAATTACACCAATTATACCTGCCAAAACGGTCAAGAATACTGATTCCAAAATTATTTGTGACCTAACCTCACTTGGGGTAGCACCCAGCGCTCTTCTCACACCCAATTCTTTGGTTCTTTCCTTTACTGATATCAAGAGAATATTGCCAATACCAATTACCCCAGCCAAAATGGTTGCTATTCCAACAATTAGTGAAACAAAAGTCAACCCCTTGGCAAAACCTGATATTTTTGTAAACATCTCACCCAAATTAAATGATCCGAATGCTCGTTCATCCTCTGGATCTACTCTATGTATACCTTTTAGAATCGACTTCACATCTTTTTCAACTTGAACAACATCTACATCATCATATGCTGCTATACACATATAGCCAATATTTTCGCCAGAATTATAAAGCTTCCTATATGTTGAAAACGGAATAAAAATATCGCTGTCGTTATCAAAACTAACCCCCTGTGCCATTTTATGGACACCTATGACCTGAAAATAGACACTGCCTATTCTAATATATTGACCAACGGGATTTTCATCTTCTTCAAACAATTCTTGAAGGTTTCTTTCACCAATAACGCAGACCTTTCGCGCCTGATCAATATCCTCGTCATTAATAAACCTGCCGCCATCAAAGATTTTCTTAGTGGCGATTTTGGTATATACTGGATAATCACCGTTTATTGTATAAGTTCCTGATTTTTGACCTCTAACGGTATAAACTGGATCAGAACCAAAATTGCCTAATGTGATTCGAGGAGCAATGTATTGTATTTCGGGAATCTTGTTTTGCAATTCAGTTACATTGCCCAACTTTAATTGCATTTGTCTACCTGTTTTAAAGCCGTCATATGGTTTGCTTGTACTCTGTCCCCAAACGAACATACTGTTCATAGACACTGTTTTGAAAACCTTTTCAAAACCATTGTCCATTCCCTTGGCCGCTCCTGATAATGCTATGTAAACAAAAATCCCCCAAAGAACACCAATCATAGTAATAATTGTTCTGGTCTTATTTTTTCCTATAGAACCAAAAATTTCTTGCCAAGTATTTTTATCAAATAAGAATCCCATACTAATCGTCTCTTAATGCCACTATTGGTTTAATTCTCGCTGCTCTTCTCGCAGGTAAATATCCCGCAATTGCCCCACATACAATTAATAAGATTGTTGCAAAAATTGCCAAACCTAAATTTATATATGGATTTGTTATAAAATAGTCCTTTAACTTCTCACCCATAGTACTCAATATTGCCATCCCCAGAACCATTCCCAAAATCCCAGATATAGTGGTTATGAATGTTGATTCCAAAAGTATTGAACTAACTACCGCCCTGGGGGTTGCCCCTAAGGCTTTCCGAATGCCCAATTCCTTAGTCCTCTCCTTTACTACGAAAACCATGATATTGCTAATTCCAATTATTCCAGCCAATATGGTCCCAAATGCTATTGCACCACCAATAATCGCCAAAACACCCGCAAATTGCTGATTTTGCTCATATTGATCCATAACATTCCGAACATAAATACCATTCTGATCGTTAGGACTTATATATTTCTTTTCCCTAATAAAACTATCAAGACTTTTATCAAATGCCATCGCTCCTGCATAACCAATTTCAGGCTTAAAACCAACCACAATATGTCCAATTTTATCCGTATTCTTTTCGATCAACTGTCTTGTGGTATAAGGAATATACATTCTACGTTCCTCATCATCACCAGCATCGTCCTGAAAAACACCAATTACCTTGAACATACTTCCCGATACATCAATGTATTCCCCTATGGCATCTTTATTACCAAATAAATCCTGTTCAACCAACCTTCCCACAACCGCATATTTTGCCTTTTTTTTGATATCTTCAAGGTTTAAATAGCGGCCTTTCATAATTATGGTCTTTTCGGCGAATTGATAGGATTCGCTCACCGCCCTAGTCGTGTAATTGTTAGACTCATTGTTGTATTTAACCAGTGCACCCCTGTCAATTCGAGGTGAAACATACTGAAGAAACATGGGAAAATTTTTCTTGATATCAGCTAAATCACTATTATCAAACTCAATTTGACGATTGGATTTATACCCCTTATAAGGCATTGATGTACGCCCTGGATAAATAAAGAAAGTATTTGTTGAATCATCATTGAAGAACTCATCAAATGTATTTTGAAGTCCGTTTGTCAATCCAACCAAGGAAACGAATATGAGAATCCCCAATGCAACGGTAAAACCCGATAAGAACGTACGCAATTTGTTCTTTTGAATAGTCTCGAATATTTCTTTCCAACTGTCTCTACTAAACATATTCCGATGCCCTTACTTGCTTAACTTTTTCATCCTTTTCGATAACACCGTCCTTTAAATGTATGATTCTCTTGCACATATGTGCTATGTCATCTTCATGGGTTACGACCAAAATAGTATTCCCTTGATCGTTTATATTTTGAATCAAATCCATAACCTCATAAGAGGTTGTACTATCCAACGCTCCAGTTGGCTCATCGGCCAATAATACTTTTGGTTCAGCGGCCATCGCCCTTGCAATTGC contains:
- a CDS encoding ABC transporter permease, with amino-acid sequence MGFLFDKNTWQEIFGSIGKNKTRTIITMIGVLWGIFVYIALSGAAKGMDNGFEKVFKTVSMNSMFVWGQSTSKPYDGFKTGRQMQLKLGNVTELQNKIPEIQYIAPRITLGNFGSDPVYTVRGQKSGTYTINGDYPVYTKIATKKIFDGGRFINDEDIDQARKVCVIGERNLQELFEEDENPVGQYIRIGSVYFQVIGVHKMAQGVSFDNDSDIFIPFSTYRKLYNSGENIGYMCIAAYDDVDVVQVEKDVKSILKGIHRVDPEDERAFGSFNLGEMFTKISGFAKGLTFVSLIVGIATILAGVIGIGNILLISVKERTKELGVRRALGATPSEVRSQIILESVFLTVLAGIIGVILGAGVLSLINNLTQDVDFPYTNPTVPIPYVLGALAIMVVLGTLIGLIPAQRAVSIKPIDALREE
- a CDS encoding ABC transporter permease, translating into MFSRDSWKEIFETIQKNKLRTFLSGFTVALGILIFVSLVGLTNGLQNTFDEFFNDDSTNTFFIYPGRTSMPYKGYKSNRQIEFDNSDLADIKKNFPMFLQYVSPRIDRGALVKYNNESNNYTTRAVSESYQFAEKTIIMKGRYLNLEDIKKKAKYAVVGRLVEQDLFGNKDAIGEYIDVSGSMFKVIGVFQDDAGDDEERRMYIPYTTRQLIEKNTDKIGHIVVGFKPEIGYAGAMAFDKSLDSFIREKKYISPNDQNGIYVRNVMDQYEQNQQFAGVLAIIGGAIAFGTILAGIIGISNIMVFVVKERTKELGIRKALGATPRAVVSSILLESTFITTISGILGMVLGMAILSTMGEKLKDYFITNPYINLGLAIFATILLIVCGAIAGYLPARRAARIKPIVALRDD